One Bremerella alba DNA segment encodes these proteins:
- a CDS encoding DUF1592 domain-containing protein, producing MNGPLRGPQILAIVLLSWLGLPAHAEDASSKPQQQAHQFETQVAPILSRHCLECHSASKTEGGLNLSRKQTALAGGDSGRAIHAGSPGDSLLWTHIESDEMPPKRAPLSDAEKKIIRTWIESGAAWTREVIDPGSHLINQSSEVWVQRLTLVEYITTVQELTGVDIATEAQRLMPPDVRADGFSNTAYSQTVDLSHVQAYAELAQRIVQKMNCTEFASRFTDCRSWDDACVNELIQRMGKRLLRGPLEPWEVDSYRQIANAVQREKGTFDEAVGYILEGMLQSPRFVYRIEKPQADQPSQYELASRLSYILWGAPPDQELIHLADAGELHGDKLHASVERLLIDPRAKSRSSRFVHQWLELERLDSLRPNSKQYPAWSPALGRDMQEETLAFFAEVAWQQQRPLADLMNAQVTVVSPRLARFYGLKAAHGKPLEGSRQVAGGSSGVLAFYDFSEGSGDVVHDRSRNDSSLYLKIQSPESVRWTSNGLVVHKSTRIFTTEPPRPMTAALRKTNEITIEAWITPQNLQQNGPARIVTFSRDTSNRNFTLGQEKKKYDARLRTKKTDRNGLPAVGSDAGQVKTQRTHVVYTKDQQGLARLYIDGQPAGERKGLGDFSNWDGEMVFGLANEVTGDRPWLGTLHSVAIYDRAFDAEEVGVQYEPIRRYDLGEIPQRGGLLTQGSTLTLGGDNASMVSRGLFVLHELLYSHVGAPPPCVDTSPVPTKPGLTQRGIALERINNASCGGCHSRFEPLAFGLERFDGIGAFSERDRHGNLLREDGEILLPGTEQAVKYKSSRQMMEILAASDRVGMGITRKLVQFAISRPLVSNDEAIVKQIHEQAQANGGTYQAVMRAIVLSDLVQKFPLSKTSR from the coding sequence ATGAATGGTCCCCTGCGCGGTCCACAAATTCTGGCAATAGTGCTTCTTTCCTGGCTTGGCCTGCCCGCCCACGCAGAAGATGCATCCTCGAAACCGCAGCAGCAAGCCCATCAATTCGAGACTCAGGTGGCCCCCATCCTTTCACGGCATTGCCTCGAGTGCCACTCGGCGAGCAAGACCGAAGGAGGATTGAATCTTTCACGCAAGCAAACTGCCTTGGCCGGGGGCGACTCTGGAAGAGCAATCCACGCCGGCAGCCCGGGCGATAGTCTGCTATGGACACACATCGAGTCGGACGAAATGCCCCCGAAACGTGCCCCACTTTCGGATGCCGAGAAAAAGATCATTCGAACTTGGATCGAATCTGGTGCCGCTTGGACGCGTGAGGTGATCGACCCAGGCTCTCACCTCATCAATCAATCGTCCGAAGTCTGGGTGCAGCGGCTTACGCTGGTCGAGTATATCACGACCGTTCAAGAGCTTACCGGTGTCGATATCGCTACCGAAGCCCAGCGATTGATGCCTCCGGACGTGCGGGCCGATGGTTTCTCGAATACTGCCTACAGCCAAACGGTCGACTTAAGCCACGTTCAAGCTTACGCCGAGTTAGCTCAACGGATTGTGCAGAAGATGAACTGCACCGAGTTCGCGTCACGCTTCACCGACTGTCGTTCATGGGATGATGCCTGTGTGAACGAACTGATTCAGAGGATGGGCAAACGTCTATTGCGAGGCCCGCTCGAACCGTGGGAAGTAGACAGTTATCGCCAGATTGCAAACGCCGTGCAGCGAGAAAAGGGGACGTTCGACGAAGCGGTCGGCTACATTCTGGAAGGAATGCTACAGTCGCCCCGTTTTGTCTATCGCATCGAAAAACCGCAGGCCGATCAACCGTCGCAGTATGAACTGGCTTCTCGCTTGAGCTATATCCTGTGGGGCGCGCCGCCCGACCAAGAACTGATCCACTTGGCCGATGCTGGTGAGTTGCACGGGGACAAACTTCACGCATCGGTCGAACGGTTGCTGATCGACCCACGTGCCAAGTCGCGGTCGTCGCGGTTCGTTCACCAATGGCTTGAACTGGAGCGACTCGATTCGCTGCGACCCAACTCAAAGCAATATCCGGCGTGGAGCCCTGCCCTGGGCCGCGATATGCAGGAGGAAACGCTCGCTTTCTTTGCAGAAGTCGCCTGGCAGCAGCAGCGTCCCTTGGCCGACCTGATGAACGCCCAGGTCACCGTTGTTTCGCCGCGATTGGCCAGGTTCTACGGGTTGAAGGCCGCGCACGGCAAGCCTCTGGAAGGCTCGCGGCAAGTGGCTGGCGGATCGAGTGGTGTGCTTGCGTTCTATGACTTCAGCGAAGGCAGCGGAGATGTCGTGCACGATCGAAGTCGCAACGATTCGTCTCTCTATCTCAAGATTCAATCGCCTGAGAGTGTTCGATGGACATCGAACGGCCTTGTTGTTCACAAGTCGACACGGATCTTTACGACCGAGCCTCCACGACCGATGACCGCAGCTCTGCGAAAGACGAACGAGATCACGATTGAAGCTTGGATCACGCCACAAAATCTGCAACAAAACGGACCTGCCCGGATCGTGACCTTTTCGCGTGATACGAGCAATCGTAACTTCACCCTGGGACAAGAGAAAAAGAAGTACGACGCACGCCTGCGCACGAAAAAGACCGATCGCAACGGCTTGCCGGCGGTCGGCAGCGACGCTGGCCAGGTGAAGACGCAGCGTACGCACGTGGTTTATACCAAGGACCAACAAGGGCTCGCACGGCTTTACATTGACGGGCAACCGGCAGGCGAACGTAAGGGACTAGGGGACTTCTCGAACTGGGACGGCGAGATGGTATTCGGCCTGGCGAACGAGGTCACCGGCGATCGGCCATGGCTCGGAACGCTGCACTCCGTGGCGATCTATGATCGTGCGTTTGACGCAGAGGAGGTGGGCGTGCAGTACGAACCTATCCGCAGATACGACCTGGGCGAGATTCCCCAGCGGGGAGGTCTCTTGACGCAAGGGAGCACGTTGACCCTGGGCGGCGATAACGCCTCGATGGTGAGCCGGGGGCTCTTCGTGTTGCACGAACTGCTATACAGTCATGTCGGGGCACCGCCCCCCTGCGTCGATACGAGCCCTGTGCCTACCAAACCAGGTTTGACGCAACGTGGCATTGCCTTAGAACGAATCAACAATGCTTCTTGCGGTGGGTGCCACTCGCGATTTGAACCGCTGGCCTTCGGGCTCGAGAGGTTCGATGGGATCGGGGCGTTTTCCGAGCGTGATCGACACGGGAATCTACTACGAGAAGACGGCGAGATCCTGCTGCCAGGAACCGAGCAGGCGGTGAAGTATAAGTCATCCCGCCAGATGATGGAGATTCTCGCTGCGAGTGATCGTGTGGGGATGGGGATCACTCGAAAGCTTGTTCAGTTCGCGATTTCTCGCCCTTTGGTCTCTAACGACGAGGCCATCGTCAAGCAGATTCACGAGCAAGCTCAGGCCAACGGCGGCACGTATCAAGCTGTTATGCGGGCCATCGTCCTTAGCGATCTGGTTCAGAAGTTTCCCCTATCCAAAACATCACGGTAA
- a CDS encoding QcrA and Rieske domain-containing protein encodes MSDSPEAKCPSSDEDRRGFLTKLCLGLSALIGAVITLPGVGFVLAPVFARPKQVWRKLGKLDQYEIGKTVSVEFKDAVDQPWAGVTTLSGAWLRRVSENEFIAFSINCRHLGCPVNWVADASLFMCPCHGGVYYEDGEVAAGPPPEPLARYQVRVTDGFVEIETAAVPLTTNDRV; translated from the coding sequence GTGAGTGATAGTCCCGAAGCAAAGTGCCCCTCGTCTGACGAAGATCGACGAGGATTTCTGACCAAGCTCTGCCTGGGGCTATCGGCGTTGATTGGTGCGGTAATCACGTTGCCTGGCGTCGGGTTCGTCTTGGCCCCCGTGTTTGCCCGGCCAAAGCAAGTGTGGCGAAAGCTCGGAAAGCTTGACCAGTATGAAATCGGCAAGACCGTGAGTGTTGAATTCAAGGATGCGGTTGATCAACCGTGGGCAGGCGTCACGACCTTGAGCGGAGCTTGGCTCCGGCGGGTTTCAGAGAACGAATTTATCGCGTTCTCTATCAATTGCCGACACCTTGGCTGCCCCGTGAACTGGGTCGCGGATGCGTCTTTGTTCATGTGTCCATGCCATGGCGGTGTCTATTATGAAGACGGCGAAGTTGCTGCGGGACCTCCGCCTGAACCACTCGCTCGTTACCAGGTACGCGTGACAGACGGTTTCGTCGAGATCGAAACGGCGGCCGTTCCTTTGACCACCAACGACCGGGTATAA
- a CDS encoding DUF1552 domain-containing protein: MKRTYLNRRTLLQGLGSVAIGLPLLEEMTVTPVLGAAKAEIPVRAFNLFFGLGIPAPLQSEGYDGVLEPLKPLRDKLLIMRNVDHVRCDMPGINAHFDGASAAFTAMPAEGTAKAGGPSIDQLVRQQYHPNGLPPGMISTLIAGTFFRRSRVVRYTHSFKDDGTPAAAMQEKPRDLFSRIFGEVPSDSLDPRRQRLSRSVLDSVVQQAQYYTGQTSPLGKVSRSRLQDHLDRVREYEQRTIEFEKKSQAQRKELPVPPASQLPHGNEADPSGQGIDITLEELTTEWRLMADLYALAISMDRCRFGSLTFLAAGERIRLSGDYEFNGEKRFVFDDEKQLKASGDKGCSHEWWHKFKENKPNEQLRAHAHMKMREIAYFLQRLDEQDAIEANGKTILENSLFTISTESGDGRHNDVKRELSGVFHAVTGANGRFKTGETIDVKAEGLDAYNELLRGMGAQRNLGPLQRDKKSVDQIRA; the protein is encoded by the coding sequence ATGAAACGAACGTATCTCAATCGTCGGACACTGCTTCAAGGTCTAGGCTCGGTTGCCATTGGGTTGCCGCTGCTCGAAGAAATGACCGTTACGCCGGTGCTGGGGGCCGCCAAGGCAGAGATTCCGGTGCGCGCCTTCAATTTGTTTTTCGGACTCGGGATCCCTGCGCCTCTCCAAAGCGAAGGTTACGACGGCGTACTTGAACCACTCAAGCCGCTGCGAGACAAGTTGCTCATCATGCGGAATGTCGATCATGTTCGCTGTGACATGCCGGGCATCAATGCTCACTTCGACGGGGCATCGGCGGCTTTTACGGCGATGCCCGCCGAAGGAACTGCCAAAGCGGGTGGTCCTTCGATCGATCAATTGGTTCGCCAACAATATCATCCCAATGGTCTTCCGCCGGGAATGATTTCGACGCTGATCGCCGGGACGTTCTTTCGCCGCAGTCGTGTGGTGCGCTATACCCATAGCTTTAAAGACGACGGCACACCGGCGGCTGCCATGCAGGAAAAGCCGCGGGATTTGTTCAGCCGAATCTTTGGGGAAGTCCCTAGTGATTCACTTGATCCCCGCCGGCAGCGATTGTCGCGAAGCGTGCTCGATAGCGTTGTGCAACAGGCACAATATTACACCGGGCAAACATCGCCGCTGGGCAAGGTCTCGCGGTCGCGTTTGCAAGATCACCTTGATCGCGTGCGAGAGTACGAACAGCGAACGATCGAGTTCGAGAAGAAATCCCAAGCACAACGAAAAGAACTTCCGGTGCCGCCGGCCTCTCAGTTGCCGCACGGAAACGAGGCCGATCCAAGCGGGCAAGGTATCGATATCACCTTGGAAGAACTCACGACCGAGTGGCGATTGATGGCCGACCTGTACGCGCTGGCCATTTCCATGGATCGCTGTCGCTTTGGGTCGCTCACCTTTCTAGCCGCAGGCGAACGCATTCGCTTGAGCGGCGATTACGAATTCAACGGCGAGAAGCGGTTTGTCTTCGACGACGAAAAACAGCTGAAGGCCAGCGGGGATAAAGGGTGCAGCCACGAATGGTGGCACAAATTCAAAGAGAATAAACCGAACGAGCAGTTGCGGGCTCACGCACACATGAAAATGCGTGAGATCGCCTACTTCTTACAGCGGCTCGACGAGCAGGACGCGATCGAGGCCAACGGCAAAACCATTTTGGAGAACTCTCTGTTCACCATCAGTACCGAGTCTGGTGATGGCCGCCACAATGATGTGAAGCGAGAACTTTCAGGCGTGTTCCATGCGGTCACCGGAGCCAATGGCCGCTTCAAGACTGGCGAAACGATCGACGTTAAAGCGGAAGGACTCGACGCCTACAACGAGCTGCTTCGTGGTATGGGCGCTCAGCGAAACCTGGGCCCGCTTCAACGCGATAAGAAATCAGTCGATCAGATTCGAGCGTAA
- a CDS encoding cytochrome b N-terminal domain-containing protein yields the protein MLGKIWNWIDDRSGFSDVVMPMLEHVVPRDARWWYVFGSATLCAFIVQVLTGIALAMVYVPGGDAAYESLVYITHDATLGYLVRGMHYYGATAMVVLAVVHMTQVFLHASYKYPREMNWMSGVVVLFVVLGMAFTGQLLRWDANGVWSVMVAAEMAARVPFIGAYISQFLLGGETVGGSTLSRFFAIHVFILPGLIFAGVGLHLWLILRHGISEMPKADQPVVPETYKEDYEARLEKTGVPFWPIAAWRDVVFSTLMVAVIMGCAIFAGPPTLGPAPDPANIHTNPMPDWYFWWYFAVLSMLPPELETYIILGMPVLGAIGLFIVPLLSNRGNRAPSKRPWALATVIVGATAFVVLTIYGYRKPWSPDFDVKPLPPEVVRSKDPGIQHGAVLVREKGCLYCHDVDGFGGHRGPELSVIGDRLDRGELVIRINNGGYNMPSFASSLTAEELRLIVDFLLTRTDHPDTDAGEDKSD from the coding sequence ATGCTGGGCAAGATCTGGAATTGGATCGACGATCGAAGCGGCTTCTCGGATGTTGTCATGCCGATGCTCGAGCATGTCGTTCCGCGCGATGCTCGTTGGTGGTACGTTTTCGGCAGTGCGACCTTGTGCGCGTTCATCGTTCAGGTTTTGACAGGCATCGCGCTGGCGATGGTCTATGTCCCTGGGGGCGACGCAGCCTACGAAAGCCTCGTCTACATCACCCACGATGCAACGCTGGGCTACCTGGTGCGTGGGATGCATTACTACGGCGCGACCGCCATGGTGGTGCTGGCAGTCGTACATATGACTCAGGTATTTCTGCACGCATCGTACAAGTACCCGCGTGAAATGAACTGGATGAGCGGCGTCGTGGTGCTGTTTGTCGTGCTGGGAATGGCCTTCACCGGACAGCTTCTAAGGTGGGACGCCAATGGAGTGTGGTCGGTGATGGTCGCGGCGGAAATGGCTGCCCGCGTTCCCTTTATCGGGGCGTACATCTCGCAGTTCCTGCTCGGGGGCGAGACGGTCGGCGGGTCGACGCTGAGTCGCTTCTTTGCCATTCACGTGTTCATCTTGCCTGGGCTGATCTTCGCAGGCGTCGGTTTGCACTTGTGGCTCATTTTGCGGCACGGCATTTCCGAAATGCCTAAGGCCGATCAGCCGGTGGTGCCTGAGACATACAAGGAAGATTACGAAGCAAGGCTGGAAAAGACCGGTGTGCCGTTCTGGCCGATCGCGGCGTGGCGCGATGTCGTGTTCTCAACGCTCATGGTCGCCGTGATCATGGGTTGTGCGATCTTCGCAGGCCCTCCTACCCTCGGGCCGGCACCCGATCCGGCAAACATTCACACCAACCCGATGCCTGACTGGTATTTTTGGTGGTACTTCGCCGTCCTGTCGATGCTTCCACCAGAGTTGGAAACTTATATCATTCTGGGCATGCCGGTCTTAGGGGCGATCGGGTTGTTCATTGTTCCGTTGCTCTCCAACCGCGGAAATCGTGCCCCCTCGAAACGTCCCTGGGCACTCGCCACGGTCATCGTAGGGGCCACGGCATTTGTCGTTCTGACGATCTACGGCTACCGCAAACCGTGGTCTCCTGATTTCGATGTCAAACCGCTGCCACCGGAAGTCGTCCGCTCGAAAGATCCAGGCATCCAGCATGGTGCCGTGCTGGTGCGGGAGAAAGGTTGTCTCTACTGCCACGATGTCGATGGATTCGGTGGCCATCGCGGTCCCGAGCTTTCCGTGATCGGCGATCGCCTCGACCGAGGCGAACTGGTCATTCGCATTAACAATGGTGGCTACAACATGCCGTCGTTCGCCTCTTCGCTGACGGCGGAAGAACTAAGGCTGATTGTCGACTTTCTGCTGACCCGGACCGATCATCCCGACACAGATGCCGGTGAAGATAAGTCTGACTAA
- a CDS encoding efflux RND transporter permease subunit → MKFPHFFIERPIFASVLSFIILLVGGITYFTLPVSQYPSVAPPTIVVRASYPGATPQVIADTVATPIEQEMNGVDNMLYMESSSSADGTMQLTVTFKLGTNLDDAQVLVQNRVAIAEPRLPESVRQIGVTTSKQIPDMLMVVHLESPDGSRDQLYISNFAFLRIRDALMRLDGVGDIRIAGGNEYAMRVWLDIERMTHLDLTPADVIGAIRGQNAQVAAGVLGQPPNDGTGAFQLNVTTEGRLKDTEEFGNIIIKRGDDGRVTRLSDVSRVELGAQDYSRLSYLDGNPAVAVLIYQRPGTNAVDTAKEVKQTMANLANDFPEGIGYQIAYNPTDFVEESIAEVFDTLLITTVLVVFTVFIFLHGWRPTIIPVIAIPISLIGTFAVMQSMGVTLNTLSLFGLVLAIGIVVDDAIVVVENVERLIAEGLSPREATHKAMDEVGSALIATTLVLIAVFLPTVFIPSISGRFYQQFAITIAISTAFSTFVSLTLSPALCALLLRPKDAKKNRIGKVVDFLFGWFFRLFNRMFDMTSNIYAGIISRTIRVSALVLLLYVGLLVATYYSFGMVPNGFIPQQDQGYLIVAIQLPDGAALSRTDEVTKEVARRGGEIDGVKHAVGIAGLSGSTFTISPSAAVTFLPLEDAKERSARGRQIEVIIGELREKLSSINEAQIFVIPPPPVRGIGRGGGYKMYVQDRSGAGLEALSQVTNQIAAEANKQPGLVQVYSNYRLSVPQIQANVDRTKAEMLDVPVNDVFAALQVYLGSVYVNDFNLLGRTYRVTAQAEPEFRDEPSDILQLRTRSTRGASVPLASIVDVERVVGPDRLVRFNLYPAADLNGDTVPGFSTGQSLSTMERLADESLPPGFGYSWTDIAFQERQAGNTIIFLFPLAVLFVFLTLAAQYESWLLPLAIILIVPLCLLFAIMGIWFRGMDNNILTQIGFIVLVGLACKNAILIVEFAKAEEDAGKDRFEAAVEACRLRLRPILMTAFSFILGVIPLLIATGAGFEMRRVLGTAVFAGMLGVTIFGLFLTPVFYVVLRKFAKKIKKEPSEA, encoded by the coding sequence GTGAAGTTCCCTCATTTCTTTATCGAGCGTCCGATTTTCGCATCGGTGCTATCGTTTATCATCCTCTTGGTGGGTGGAATCACTTATTTCACGCTGCCGGTTTCGCAGTATCCCAGCGTGGCTCCGCCGACCATTGTCGTGCGTGCCAGCTATCCCGGGGCAACACCCCAGGTGATCGCCGACACGGTTGCAACGCCGATCGAGCAGGAGATGAACGGCGTCGACAACATGTTGTACATGGAGTCGTCCTCCAGTGCCGACGGCACCATGCAGTTGACGGTGACTTTCAAGCTGGGAACCAACCTGGATGACGCCCAGGTGCTGGTGCAAAACCGAGTGGCCATTGCCGAACCACGTCTGCCTGAGTCGGTTCGCCAGATTGGCGTTACGACCAGCAAGCAGATTCCCGATATGCTGATGGTGGTGCATTTAGAGTCGCCTGATGGTAGCCGCGATCAGCTTTATATCAGTAACTTTGCGTTTCTACGTATTCGCGATGCATTGATGCGTCTGGACGGGGTCGGTGACATTCGTATCGCTGGTGGTAACGAGTACGCCATGCGAGTATGGCTCGATATCGAGCGCATGACACACCTCGACCTGACACCCGCGGACGTGATCGGAGCGATTCGCGGGCAGAATGCGCAGGTCGCTGCCGGGGTGCTCGGACAGCCGCCCAATGATGGAACCGGCGCGTTTCAGCTAAACGTGACAACGGAAGGACGTCTGAAAGATACCGAGGAATTTGGCAACATCATCATTAAGCGGGGCGACGATGGTCGGGTTACCCGCCTGAGCGATGTTTCGCGCGTGGAACTGGGTGCCCAAGATTATTCGCGGCTTAGCTATCTTGATGGCAATCCGGCTGTCGCGGTACTCATTTATCAGCGGCCAGGCACCAATGCGGTCGATACGGCAAAAGAAGTCAAACAAACCATGGCCAATTTGGCCAACGACTTTCCCGAGGGGATTGGCTACCAGATTGCCTATAATCCAACTGACTTTGTCGAAGAATCGATTGCCGAAGTGTTCGATACGCTGTTGATCACCACAGTACTGGTGGTGTTTACGGTATTCATCTTTCTGCACGGCTGGCGACCGACCATTATTCCGGTGATCGCGATTCCGATCTCGCTGATCGGAACGTTTGCCGTGATGCAGTCGATGGGCGTCACGCTGAATACGTTATCTCTTTTCGGATTAGTGTTGGCGATTGGTATCGTGGTCGACGACGCGATCGTGGTCGTAGAGAATGTCGAGCGTCTGATCGCCGAAGGACTCTCGCCGCGTGAAGCAACCCATAAAGCAATGGACGAAGTCGGATCGGCGTTGATCGCCACGACCCTCGTGCTAATTGCCGTGTTTCTACCAACCGTTTTCATTCCCAGCATTAGTGGGCGGTTCTATCAGCAGTTCGCGATTACGATCGCTATTTCTACGGCGTTCTCGACGTTTGTGTCCCTGACGCTGAGTCCGGCATTGTGTGCATTACTACTGCGTCCTAAAGATGCCAAGAAAAATCGGATTGGCAAAGTAGTCGACTTCTTGTTTGGCTGGTTTTTCCGGCTGTTCAACAGGATGTTCGACATGACTAGCAATATTTACGCTGGCATCATTTCGCGAACGATCCGTGTTTCGGCCTTGGTATTGCTGCTGTATGTCGGGCTGCTGGTAGCTACCTATTACAGCTTTGGTATGGTCCCCAACGGTTTCATACCCCAGCAAGATCAAGGTTATCTGATCGTAGCGATTCAGCTGCCCGACGGGGCTGCCCTATCGCGAACAGACGAAGTCACGAAGGAGGTTGCCCGGAGAGGCGGCGAGATCGACGGCGTGAAGCACGCGGTTGGCATCGCCGGACTATCAGGCTCTACGTTTACCATCAGCCCGAGTGCCGCGGTGACGTTTCTTCCCTTGGAAGATGCCAAAGAGCGAAGTGCTCGGGGGCGACAAATTGAAGTGATTATAGGCGAGCTGCGGGAAAAGCTGAGCAGTATCAACGAGGCCCAGATTTTTGTGATACCTCCGCCCCCGGTTCGTGGTATTGGTCGTGGTGGCGGATATAAGATGTACGTACAAGACCGGAGCGGTGCCGGCCTCGAAGCACTTAGTCAGGTCACCAATCAGATTGCAGCCGAGGCAAATAAGCAGCCAGGACTGGTCCAGGTTTACTCGAACTATCGACTCAGTGTTCCCCAAATTCAAGCGAATGTCGACCGTACGAAGGCCGAGATGCTGGATGTCCCGGTGAATGATGTCTTTGCGGCACTGCAGGTCTATCTTGGTTCGGTCTACGTGAACGACTTCAATTTGCTGGGGAGAACCTATCGCGTGACAGCCCAGGCCGAGCCTGAGTTTCGCGATGAACCGAGCGACATTTTGCAACTCCGTACTCGAAGCACGCGAGGTGCTAGCGTGCCGTTGGCTTCGATCGTCGATGTCGAGCGCGTGGTCGGTCCCGATCGCCTGGTGCGTTTCAACTTGTACCCAGCCGCCGACCTCAACGGCGATACGGTCCCAGGCTTCAGCACCGGTCAGTCGCTCAGCACAATGGAACGGCTGGCAGACGAAAGCCTTCCGCCTGGGTTTGGCTACTCGTGGACCGATATCGCGTTTCAAGAACGTCAGGCAGGCAACACAATTATCTTCCTGTTCCCTTTGGCGGTCTTGTTTGTGTTTCTTACGCTTGCCGCTCAGTACGAAAGTTGGCTCTTGCCGCTGGCAATTATTCTGATCGTGCCGCTGTGTTTGTTATTTGCCATCATGGGGATCTGGTTCCGTGGGATGGACAACAACATCCTCACGCAGATCGGTTTCATTGTGTTGGTGGGTCTGGCATGTAAGAATGCGATTCTGATTGTCGAGTTCGCCAAAGCGGAAGAAGATGCCGGCAAAGACCGGTTTGAAGCGGCCGTCGAAGCTTGTCGCCTACGACTTCGCCCGATCTTGATGACGGCGTTTTCGTTCATTTTGGGCGTGATTCCACTGCTGATTGCCACTGGTGCCGGCTTTGAAATGCGTCGTGTGCTAGGAACGGCCGTTTTCGCTGGAATGTTGGGCGTGACGATTTTCGGCTTGTTCCTGACCCCGGTCTTTTACGTGGTGCTACGGAAGTTCGCCAAAAAGATCAAAAAGGAACCAAGCGAAGCTTAG
- a CDS encoding efflux RND transporter periplasmic adaptor subunit, whose protein sequence is METLRRYPKVALATLAFGICVIAHAGCSSAPQGAVDRPPPTVTVSQPITKQIVEWDAYTGRLEPIEFVEIRARVSGYLQSIHFDEGQIVNQGDLLFVVDQRPFIAALNGAKATLGQAQAQMAQAKAQLDESRAQKKQAEAELNLAQARVNRTRTLRTSNAVAQDELDQREAEFTQAEADITASDAGIGLAEAGVATAQSAIHSAEAAIETAELDLSYTKIHAPVTGRISREYVTEGNLVSGGAATSSLLTTITSVSPIYCTFDVNEQQVLKYIRLALEGKRESSRSAKNPVYLGLADEKDFPHIGHMDFVDNRFDADTASIRVRCIFRNEDEVLVPGMFGRVRLPGSAAYQAVLIPDSAIGTDQASQYVYVVVDGKIERRSVDVGPMVDGLRVVRKGLDGSESLVIKGILLVRPEMAVNVENGEIEIREDGLPHDYTPLPQDQWISPGLSSIGALHQKTQTAVETTEEAVR, encoded by the coding sequence ATGGAAACCCTTCGACGCTACCCAAAGGTGGCACTCGCCACGCTTGCATTTGGAATCTGCGTGATTGCTCATGCAGGTTGTTCTTCGGCACCCCAAGGCGCTGTGGATCGGCCTCCTCCGACGGTGACTGTTTCGCAGCCGATCACGAAACAGATTGTTGAGTGGGACGCCTATACCGGCCGTCTCGAACCAATCGAATTCGTGGAAATTCGGGCAAGGGTTAGCGGCTATCTTCAGTCGATCCACTTCGACGAAGGTCAGATCGTCAATCAAGGGGATCTACTCTTTGTCGTGGATCAGCGACCTTTTATCGCGGCGCTGAACGGCGCCAAGGCTACCCTGGGTCAGGCCCAGGCCCAAATGGCTCAAGCGAAGGCGCAACTCGATGAATCGCGTGCTCAGAAGAAGCAAGCCGAAGCAGAGTTGAATCTGGCCCAGGCCCGCGTTAATCGAACGCGAACGTTGCGGACCTCGAACGCAGTCGCTCAAGACGAACTCGATCAACGTGAAGCGGAATTTACACAAGCCGAAGCAGATATAACGGCCTCGGACGCAGGCATCGGGCTGGCCGAAGCCGGCGTGGCGACGGCTCAGTCGGCGATCCATTCGGCCGAAGCAGCGATCGAAACGGCGGAGCTTGATCTCAGTTACACAAAGATTCACGCGCCAGTGACCGGCCGTATTAGCCGGGAATATGTTACCGAAGGCAACCTCGTCAGTGGCGGTGCGGCGACATCTTCCCTGCTGACGACGATCACTTCGGTCAGTCCCATTTACTGCACGTTCGACGTCAACGAGCAGCAGGTTTTGAAGTACATTCGTTTGGCGCTGGAAGGAAAGCGAGAAAGCTCGCGATCGGCCAAGAACCCGGTGTACCTCGGATTGGCTGATGAAAAAGACTTCCCGCACATCGGTCATATGGATTTCGTCGACAACCGCTTCGACGCCGACACGGCCAGCATTCGAGTGCGTTGCATTTTTCGCAACGAAGACGAAGTCCTGGTCCCCGGCATGTTCGGCCGGGTTCGGTTGCCTGGCAGTGCTGCCTATCAAGCGGTCCTAATTCCCGATTCGGCAATTGGCACAGATCAGGCATCGCAGTACGTGTATGTTGTTGTAGACGGCAAGATCGAGCGGCGTAGCGTCGACGTGGGGCCGATGGTGGACGGTCTGCGTGTGGTGCGTAAAGGGCTCGATGGCAGCGAGTCGCTGGTCATCAAGGGGATCTTGCTGGTTCGACCAGAAATGGCCGTGAATGTCGAGAATGGTGAGATTGAAATTCGCGAAGACGGTCTGCCGCACGACTACACGCCCCTTCCGCAAGATCAGTGGATCTCACCAGGACTTAGTTCTATCGGTGCGCTTCATCAAAAGACGCAGACTGCAGTTGAAACGACCGAGGAGGCCGTCCGGTGA